A single window of Nicotiana sylvestris chromosome 3, ASM39365v2, whole genome shotgun sequence DNA harbors:
- the LOC138888182 gene encoding uncharacterized protein has product MGRIENMFKQMMEKNANSDAQLASHNTSIRNLEDQLVQITQALNTHTKGALPSGTVVKPKGGNNTGHAMVVTTRSEKDRDETTSNQRIIVDDDVLVQEDETPSNVVQANEDMRIDIDKNVKETQEEVNPSREHVIDMLELVVPKAKAPMPRPPPPYLQRLAKQNSENQFKKFIDIIKSLSINVPLVEALVQMPGYEKFIKDLVTKKRSTNCETIKMTHQVSAIVHSMASKLEDLSAFTIPCTIGSADFAKALCDLGASINLMP; this is encoded by the coding sequence ATGGGTAGAATTGAGAACATGTTTAAAcagatgatggagaagaatgccaaCTCCGATGCTCAACTAGCCTCTCACAACACTTCAATCCGCAATTTGGAAGATCAATTGGTCCAAATCACGCAAGCTTTGAATACTCATACTAAAGGGGCACTACCAAGTGGTACGGTGGTGAAAccaaagggtgggaataatacggGACATGCTATGGTCGTGACTACAAGAAGTGAAAAAGATAGAGATGAAaccacctcaaatcaaagaataattgtggatgatgatgtaCTGGTTCAAGAAGACGAAACTCCAAGCAATGTGGTTCAAGCTAATGAAGACATGAGAATTGATATTGATAAAAATGTGAAGGAGACACAAGAAGAAGttaacccatctagggaacacgtgattgacatgctgGAACTGGtagtgccaaaggctaaggcaccaatgccaaggcctcctcctccataccttcaaaggcttgcaaagcaaaatagtgagaaccaattcaaaaagtttattgatataataAAGAGTTTGTCTATTAATGTGCCGTTGGTTGAGGCATTGGTACAAATGCCGGGATATGAAAAGTTCATAAAggatttggtgacaaagaaaagatcaacGAATTGTGAGACTATCAAgatgacacatcaagtgagtgctattgtgcactcaatggcctCGAAATTGGAAGATCTCAGTgctttcacaatcccttgcacTATTGGGAGTGCCGATTTTGCCAAAGCTCTATGTGATCTAGGGgcgagtatcaacttgatgccctaa